In the Candidatus Tisiphia endosymbiont of Melanophora roralis genome, CATCCAACTGATAAAACTCACCTGGTGACCTATCAGCCCTAGCATCTTCATCTCTAAAACAAGGGGCTATTTGAAAATAACGATCAAATCCTGACACCATAAGCAATTGTTTAAATTGCTGCGGGGCTTGTGGTAGTGCATAAAATTTACCAGGATGCAATCTACTTGGCACCAAAAAGTCCCTAGCTCCTTCTGGTGAACTAGCCGTTAGAATCGGTGTTTGAAACTCCGTAAACCCTTTTTGCGTCATAAGATGCCGCACGTGAGCAATAACTTGCGATCTTAACATAATGTTATTATGTAATTTCTCGCGTCTAAGATCTAAGAACCGATATTTCAGTCTAGTGTCTTCAGGGGCAGGTTGATCAGAATTGATTAACAATGGTAAACTTTCAGCATTAGACTCAATTATAAACTCACTTACCAATATTTCAATTTTACCAGTCATTAACGAGTCGTTTATTGTTTCATCACTCCTTGCTACCACTCTACCGACAACAGTTATAACTGATTCATACCTTAACCGACTAGCATCATCCATTAAACTTGGATTTTGATCAGTAAACACCAACTGGCTTATACCAAAATGATCTCTAAGATCAATAAAGACTAAATTACCGTGATCCCTTCTTCTATGTACCCAGCCGGATAATTTTACCCTTTGCCCAGCATCCTTTAATCGCAATTCATTACAATTATGCGTCCTATATTTATGCATTCTATATCTCTTAAAATGAAAAGATTATATAAAAATATCTCTATTAAGCAAGCAATTATCTTTTACCTAAAGGACAGCATATCATAAAAATTAACTACACTAATACCATTTATGAAATAATTTTATAAAGATTAAAAAGAAACTTTGTGTTTTGTACCTAAATAATTAAGTTGTTTAGTTGAAGAAGTTCTAACACAAACATTATCTGGTATTTCTCCAAGAAACCTAGAAGGAGAGGATCTTATTATTTCATAAAACATAAAACGACTTTCTGCATAAGTAATATATAGGTCTTTCTTAGCTCTAGTAATACCCACATAGGCGATTCTCCTCTCTTCTTCTAGACCTTTCTCACCCTCTTTTAGTGATCGCTGATGTGGAAACACCCCCTCTTCCCAACCTGGTAGAAAAACTAGATCAAATTCAAGACCTTTAGCAGCATGGAGCGTCATAATGCTAACAGAACCACCAAAATTTGATTCTAATTCCTCATTTTCCATTACCAAACTAGAATGTTCTATAAAATCTTGAATATTATCAAATTCTGCGATTGCTCTAAGCATTTCGTTAATATTTTCAATTCTGCCAGTTGCTTCATCTGTTTTTTCTTCTTGTAGCATCTCAAGATAACCTGATTCTTCTAGTAAAGATTTAGTGACATTAACAGCCGGGTCATTTTTATATCGAAAACTCCAATTATCGATATTACTAATAAATTTGTTTAGACTATCTTTGACTTTATTTTTAAAAGTTTCTGCTTGTAACATCTGACGAATGGCAGCAATAATAGGTATATTATGTTCAACCGCATAATCTTTTATTTGTTTTAATGTGGTATTACCAATAGCTCTCCTTGGAACATTTATTATGCGTTCAAGAGCAAGATTGTCACTATGATTTAAAGTGATACGTATATAGGCAAGTAAGTCACGTATCTCCATTCGTTCATAAAACTTAAGACCACCAATAATTTTGTATGGTAATGCATTACTAATAAACACTTCTTCAAATGCTCTAGTTTGGAAACCTGCTCTAACTAATATCGCAACTAATCCTGCATTATACTTTCCCTCTGTAACTAACTTGCTAATTTCAGATACAACGAATCTTGCTTCTTCTTTATCATTCCAACAAGATATAATTTTAATTTTTTCTCCATCATTTTTATCAGTCCATAATGTTTTACCGTGACGATTCTTATTATGGTCAATTACACTTGATGCAGCTAATAAGATTTTTGAGCTAGATCTATAATTTTGTTCTAATTTTATTATTGTAGCATTTGGAAAATCCTTTTCAAAACGTAATATATTACCAACTTCTGCACCCCGCCAACTATATATAGATTGATCATCATCACCAACACAGCAGATATTTTTTGAGCTACTTGCCAACATCCTCGCCCAAAGATACTGAACAGCGTTAGTATCTTGATACTCATCAATCAGAATATATTTATATTGTTCCTGATAATACTTTAATATTATAGGGTTTTTTATAAACAATTCATTATTGTAAAGTAGTAAATCCCCAAAATCTACTACATTAGATGCTAGTAAATTTTGCTGATATTCGTCATAGACAAATTGAGCCACTTTATGAATTGGTAGCTTAATATCAGATTCAGAAAGTTTATACGGCAATAACCCCTGATCTTTCCAACACGAAATAATAATATGTAAAAGTTTGGGAACATATTTTTTGGTATCTATATTTTTCTGCTTAACTATATCTTTAACCAATTTAAGCTGATCATCAGGGCTAATAATAGTAAACCTACTATTCAAGCTAAAATTCAAATGTTCTGCTTGCTGACGCAAAATTCTTGCTGCTATAGAATGAAATGTACCTATATTTAGCCCATAACAATCAATCATTTTGTTGATTCGATCTTGCATTTCTCTAGCAGCTTTATTAGTAAAAGTAACTGCTAGAATATTTTGAGGTAGAGTTAACCCTTGCTGGATTATGTTGGCTATTCTAGTCGTTAACACTTTAGTTTTACCAGTCCCTGCTCCAGCAAGCACAAGAATAGGACCATGTACATGGGACGCTGCTAGCAGTTGTTGAGGATTTAATGAGTTTAGGAAACTTTGTTGTGTCATGATCTAGTACTACAATTGTAGATTAGTGGAGTTATAGTCAGATAGTTTGATATTTTATTTATAATGATGCCGGAAACATCAAAAACTTATCATGCCAATTCTCAATTTTTTAAAATTTCCATAAGCTAAACTTGAGGTTCATTAGCTACAAGAGTTAATTTTTGGATTTCCTCTATACTCAAACCAGTAGACTCAGCAATGACGTCAATTGATAATCCAGCTTGAAGTAAGTTTTTAGCTATAACAATTTTTTCTCTAGCTGCACCTCTAGCTTCTCCTCTAGCTGCACCTCTAGCTTCAGCAGCTTGCAATTCATCTCTATCGTTATAAAGTTTTTTTTGGTAATAGGAGTAGTTTGCCCTCTCTTCTTTGGTCATTTTGAGAATGTTAAGCTTATCCGCTACTTGGCTCATATAAGGCGAATGATAGTTTGGTGGTACTTTATCATATTTCATGACATGTAGCCAGTCATCAATCTCTTTCTCTAAACGATCATTAAACAAAGGCACTGATATATAAAAATACTCTGGTAGGATGTCAGTAGCATCAAAAACCTCAAAAGTCTCCATATTCTTAATATGCACATTTAATCTTTCATTAGTTTCTATCTCATGAATAATAGTTTTACCATGGTAAATAACTCCATTACCATTTCCTATAGGAAAATAGAGTAGGGATATATGAAATATCTTTATTATTTGGGTATAATCTTCTCTTTGAGCAAGGTTATCAACGATGAGTCTTGAGGTGTTAAAGCAGGCCTTATGAATAAAAGAATCTTTAACATTACGCTCGATTTCAATAATGTATTTATGATGATCTTCGTCTTCTACAATTACATCAGCTAGACTTCTTTTGCTTTTATTATCTTCTTTGTTACTCTCGGCCTCAAGTAAGGCTACTATTTTAACGTCCTTATAACCCTTGGTCTTAAGAAGAGCTGAGATAAAACCTTCTACTATAGCATAATCGCCTTTATCTTTCAGAAGGTACTTAATAGCATAGTCAAAGGAAATTAACGGTTTATCGTTACTCATAATAATTATTTATGTTATTAGTAGTACTCAGTTATACTAAAATGATCCTACGAATTGGATTTGAAAATGAATAGTGAAAAGGCGTAGCGTACATATAGTATAGTTGCGAATCCATGATATTTTCAAAAAACTTCGTAGGAGCAGAAGAGTATATTAATATTAAAGATAATATAGCATAAAATCAATAGTACTACTAGCTTCATTATTAAATTAACCAGTGTGATTGAAGTTAAGTATAGTAAATTCAGGAAAATTTGATGCTAGGAACGATGGAGCGAAGCCTATAGATA is a window encoding:
- a CDS encoding UvrD-helicase domain-containing protein is translated as MTQQSFLNSLNPQQLLAASHVHGPILVLAGAGTGKTKVLTTRIANIIQQGLTLPQNILAVTFTNKAAREMQDRINKMIDCYGLNIGTFHSIAARILRQQAEHLNFSLNSRFTIISPDDQLKLVKDIVKQKNIDTKKYVPKLLHIIISCWKDQGLLPYKLSESDIKLPIHKVAQFVYDEYQQNLLASNVVDFGDLLLYNNELFIKNPIILKYYQEQYKYILIDEYQDTNAVQYLWARMLASSSKNICCVGDDDQSIYSWRGAEVGNILRFEKDFPNATIIKLEQNYRSSSKILLAASSVIDHNKNRHGKTLWTDKNDGEKIKIISCWNDKEEARFVVSEISKLVTEGKYNAGLVAILVRAGFQTRAFEEVFISNALPYKIIGGLKFYERMEIRDLLAYIRITLNHSDNLALERIINVPRRAIGNTTLKQIKDYAVEHNIPIIAAIRQMLQAETFKNKVKDSLNKFISNIDNWSFRYKNDPAVNVTKSLLEESGYLEMLQEEKTDEATGRIENINEMLRAIAEFDNIQDFIEHSSLVMENEELESNFGGSVSIMTLHAAKGLEFDLVFLPGWEEGVFPHQRSLKEGEKGLEEERRIAYVGITRAKKDLYITYAESRFMFYEIIRSSPSRFLGEIPDNVCVRTSSTKQLNYLGTKHKVSF
- a CDS encoding Rpn family recombination-promoting nuclease/putative transposase, with protein sequence MSNDKPLISFDYAIKYLLKDKGDYAIVEGFISALLKTKGYKDVKIVALLEAESNKEDNKSKRSLADVIVEDEDHHKYIIEIERNVKDSFIHKACFNTSRLIVDNLAQREDYTQIIKIFHISLLYFPIGNGNGVIYHGKTIIHEIETNERLNVHIKNMETFEVFDATDILPEYFYISVPLFNDRLEKEIDDWLHVMKYDKVPPNYHSPYMSQVADKLNILKMTKEERANYSYYQKKLYNDRDELQAAEARGAARGEARGAAREKIVIAKNLLQAGLSIDVIAESTGLSIEEIQKLTLVANEPQV